The genomic window GCGACACCCGTGATCTCCTGGTCGACGTCCTTCCTGTTCCGTCAGCAGGCGCGAGAGAGCCTGTGGCTTGTCCCGCTCCTGGGGGCGGTCACGGGTGTGCTGCTGACCCAAGCCAGCCTCTGGCTGGAGACGAGAGTCACCCTCCCTGAGGCGTGGACGTATTCGGAGAGTACGGCCAGCAGCGTTCTGGCCACCATCGCCGGCGCGATGGTGGCGCTGATCTCGTTGGTGGTGACGATCGGGGTGCTCGTCGTTCAGATGGCCACGGGCACCCTGTCCGCCCGGTTCATGCGCCTCTGGTATCGCGATCGCGTGCAGAAAATGGCCCTGGCTGCGTTCACTGCGACGTTCACCTTCGCCTATGCGCTGCTCCGGAAGGTCGAAACCGATTCGGTGCCCAGCCTCGGTGTCTCCTTGGCAGGCGTATGGGTGACCGCCGATCTCATCATCCTGCTGATCTACCTCAACAGGTTCGTCCACATGCTGCGACCCGTGGCGGTCGGCGCGAGCATGGCCAACGCCGGGCTCGCCCTCGTCGACGCCTGGGAGAGGGAGTTGGTCCCGAAGACCTTCGACCACCCCGGCCGCGCCGGGACCGAACCGGACCTGCGGGTGCGCGCGCTCCGATCGGGGGCGCTGCAGGCCGTGCACGCCGAGGGGATCGTCAAGCGAGCCACACAGCGGGAATTGGTCTGCGTCCTACCGCACACCATGGGGAGCTTCGTGACCACCGGGGACGTCCTGCTGGAGGTCTACGGCCCCGGGAGTGCTCGGGACGCACACGCGCTCCGGGGGATGATCGCGCTGGGTCAGGAGCGCTCGCTCGACCAGGATCCGGGATTCGCGCTCCGGATCCTCGTCGACATCGCCGTCCGGGCACTGTCCCCCGCAGTCAACGACCCGACGACGGCGACCCAGATGATCAACTACATCGGCACCCTGCTCAGGGGTATCGGGACCAGCGCCCCGACGTGGCAGGACGCGTGGTTCGACGCTGCCGGACGGGCGCGCCTGCTGGTCGCGACGCGCACCTGGGAGGACTTCCTGCACCTCGGCGTCAACGAGGTGCGGAGCTACGGCATCACCTCGACACAGACCGTGCGGCGGTTGCGGGCGATGCTCGCAGATCTGGAGTGCGATGTGGCGCCAGAGCGCCGCGCCGCAGTGGTGCGCCAGCGGAGCATCCTCGACAGGATGGTCATCGCCGCCTTCTCTGATTTCGACGAGCGCGCCTTCGCTCTGGGCACGGACCACCAGGGGATCGGTGGCTCGTCCCGAACGGCAGGTACGTGACGTGCGGCGCCGTACCCCTGACGAGCATCGCTCGGCGTGGACGAGGAACGAGCCGCGACGTCACCCCGTGGGTGGTCAGATGTCCGACATCACGGGGGGTTTGGTCGCTCGATTCCGACTGTCAGCCCTCGAGCGGCACCACGACACGACGCTCGTACTCGGGTCGTTCGCGCTGATCAACGGCTTCATCTCGATCGCACTGATGGCAGGCGCCGCATTGGCCACCGGGCAGCCCTTCATCTTCCCGTCGCTGGGCCCGACCGCCTTCCTGCTCTTCTACACGCCGATGCTGGCCTCGGCGTCCCCGCGCAACACGGTGACCGGCCACCTGATCGGAGTGCTCGCGGGCTACCTCGCTCTGGTTCTCTTCGGACTCACGGCAGCAGGTCCGGCGCTTTCGGAAGGGGTCTCCTCCGCCCGGGTGCTCGCGGCGGCTCTGTCCCTCGGTGTGACCGCCGGCGTGATGGTGTGGCTGAGGGTGCCGCACCCACCCGCGGGGGCCACGACGCTCATCGTCAGTCTCGGGATCATCACCCAGCCAGAGCAGTTGGCCGTCCTCATGCTGGCGGTGCTCCTGATCGTGGGCCAAGCGCTGGTGATCAACAGACTCGCCGGTCTCGCCTACCCGCTGTGGGCACCGCGGAGCCCGTCCGTGCAGACGCCGCCGGGCGGTGACCGGTCGGCCGGCGGCTGAGTCGTGCCGCGTCAGATCGGATCGCGGTACCCGAAGAACTCGTGGTCCTCGTTGTATCCGCCCTGTCCGTTGCCGAGCTCGTCGAAGTCGGCGATGAACTCGATGGCGCCGATCCACTTCACCATCTTGAACCCGACCTCCACCTCGTTGCGCAGACGCAGCGGCGCCCCGTGCAGAACGCTCAGCGTCTCCCCGTTCATGTCATAGGCCAAGAGCGTGAGTTCGTGGTGCATGGCCTCTATCGAGTGGACGTCGTAGTACGTGCCGCCGTCGGGCCCCCCGGAGGAGAGCGCGTAGAACGCGACGTACTGCGCCTCGGGCAGTGGCCCCACCAGATCCATGAGATCCCGCATCGGGACACCGCCCCACTTGGCCACACCCGACCACCCCTGGATACAGAAGTGCTGAGTGATCTGCTCCTGGTAGGCCATCCCCTTGAGGTCGGCGAGGCTGAGCTCGACGGGACGTGTCACCAGGCCGTCGATCCGCAGTCGGTAGTCACGAAAGTCATTGGCCTCCAGCGCCGCGTACTCCGCTGAGTCCGGCATCCGCCCGTTGGGCCACAGGTGGGGGGAGATGTCCTTCTCGGTGTACTCGCCCGGGCGGGGGTCCAGGTGCTCCAGCACGCCCTTGAGCGGGCCGACCATGACTCGCCCGG from Janibacter cremeus includes these protein-coding regions:
- a CDS encoding DUF2254 family protein, which encodes MISWSTSFLFRQQARESLWLVPLLGAVTGVLLTQASLWLETRVTLPEAWTYSESTASSVLATIAGAMVALISLVVTIGVLVVQMATGTLSARFMRLWYRDRVQKMALAAFTATFTFAYALLRKVETDSVPSLGVSLAGVWVTADLIILLIYLNRFVHMLRPVAVGASMANAGLALVDAWERELVPKTFDHPGRAGTEPDLRVRALRSGALQAVHAEGIVKRATQRELVCVLPHTMGSFVTTGDVLLEVYGPGSARDAHALRGMIALGQERSLDQDPGFALRILVDIAVRALSPAVNDPTTATQMINYIGTLLRGIGTSAPTWQDAWFDAAGRARLLVATRTWEDFLHLGVNEVRSYGITSTQTVRRLRAMLADLECDVAPERRAAVVRQRSILDRMVIAAFSDFDERAFALGTDHQGIGGSSRTAGT
- a CDS encoding HPP family protein is translated as MSDITGGLVARFRLSALERHHDTTLVLGSFALINGFISIALMAGAALATGQPFIFPSLGPTAFLLFYTPMLASASPRNTVTGHLIGVLAGYLALVLFGLTAAGPALSEGVSSARVLAAALSLGVTAGVMVWLRVPHPPAGATTLIVSLGIITQPEQLAVLMLAVLLIVGQALVINRLAGLAYPLWAPRSPSVQTPPGGDRSAGG